One Opisthocomus hoazin isolate bOpiHoa1 chromosome 25, bOpiHoa1.hap1, whole genome shotgun sequence DNA window includes the following coding sequences:
- the TMEM183A gene encoding transmembrane protein 183A isoform X2, whose product MAPRGRPAAAAMPKRGARKRLKFRADDVCSERVTVADYANSDPAVVKSGRVKKAVANAVQQEVKSLCGLEASCVPAEEVLSVSGESCDSSDEMDTKESLNGRSASRKKKSKRHKEDPDGGGGEEYPIDIWLLLASYIRPEDIVRFSLICKKAWTVTCTAAFWTRLYRRHYSLDAYLPLRLRPESMEKLHCLRACVIRSLYHMYEPFASRVSRNPAIPDSTPSTLKNSRCLLFWCKKIEGNRQEVMWEFNFKFKKQSPRFKSKCCKVLQPPIQYEEVHTNPDQDCCLLQITTFNFIFVPIVMGMTFTLFTINVSTDMRHHRVRLVFQDAPVRNGKKPRLDQGVQVVLDPVHSVRLLDWWHPQYPFSPKA is encoded by the exons ATGGCcccgcgcggccgccccgccgccgccgccatgcccAAGCGGGGCGCCCGCAAGCGCCTAAAGTTCCGCGCCGACGACGTCTGCTCCGAGCGCG TGACAGTGGCAGATTATGCTAACTCAGACCCAGCTGTCGTGAAATCTGGACGGGTGAAAAAGGCTGTGGCCAATGCAGTTCAGCAGGAAG TAAAATCCCTCTGTGGTTTGGAAGCTTCTTGTGTTCCTGCTGAGGAAGTTCTCTCCGTATCGGGAGAGTCTTGTGACAGCAGCGATGAAATGGATACGAAGGAAAGCCTCAACGGGCGAAGTGCTTCTAGAAAGAAGAAGAGCAAAAGGCACAAAG AAGATCCTGATGGCGGCGGCGGAGAAGAATACCCCATTGATATCTGGCTGTTGTTGGCTTCCTACATTCGCCCTGAAGACATTGTCCGGTTTTCTTTGATTTGCAAGAAGGCCTGGACGGTTACTtgcactgctgccttttggaCCAGGCTCTACAGAAG GCACTACAGTCTGGACGCGTACCTGCCTCTCCGCCTGCGGCCAGAGTCCATGGAGAAGCTGCACTGTCTCCGTGCGTGTGTCATCCGGTCGCTGTACCACATGTACGAGCCTTTCGCGTCTCGAGTCTCCAGGAATCCAGCTATTCCAGACAGTACTCCCAGCACTTTAAAAAATTCCAGA tGTCTGCTTTTCTGGTGCAAAAAGATTGAAGGGAACAGACAAGAAGTAATGTGGGAATTCAACTTCAAGTTCAAAAAGCAG tcTCCCAGATTTAAAAGCAAGTGTTGCAAAGTTCTTCAGCCACCGATTCAGTATGAGGAAGTCCATACAAATCCGGATCAGGACTGCTGCCTACTGCAGATCACCACCTTTAACTTCATATTCGTGCCAATAGTCATGGGTATGACGTTTACCTTG TTCACCATCAACGTGAGCACGGACATGAGGCATCATCGCGTGCGCCTGGTGTTCCAGGACGCCCCGGTTCGCAACGGCAAGAAACCTCGCCTTGACCAAGGAGTGCAGGTTGTGCTGGACCCCGTGCACAGCGTGCGGCTCCTGGATTGGTGGCACCCGCAGTACCCCTTCTCTCCAAAAGCGTAG
- the TMEM183A gene encoding transmembrane protein 183A isoform X1 encodes MAPRGRPAAAAMPKRGARKRLKFRADDVCSERVTVADYANSDPAVVKSGRVKKAVANAVQQEVKSLCGLEASCVPAEEVLSVSGESCDSSDEMDTKESLNGRSASRKKKSKRHKDPDGGGGEEYPIDIWLLLASYIRPEDIVRFSLICKKAWTVTCTAAFWTRLYRRHYSLDAYLPLRLRPESMEKLHCLRACVIRSLYHMYEPFASRVSRNPAIPDSTPSTLKNSRCLLFWCKKIEGNRQEVMWEFNFKFKKQSPRFKSKCCKVLQPPIQYEEVHTNPDQDCCLLQITTFNFIFVPIVMGMTFTLFTINVSTDMRHHRVRLVFQDAPVRNGKKPRLDQGVQVVLDPVHSVRLLDWWHPQYPFSPKA; translated from the exons ATGGCcccgcgcggccgccccgccgccgccgccatgcccAAGCGGGGCGCCCGCAAGCGCCTAAAGTTCCGCGCCGACGACGTCTGCTCCGAGCGCG TGACAGTGGCAGATTATGCTAACTCAGACCCAGCTGTCGTGAAATCTGGACGGGTGAAAAAGGCTGTGGCCAATGCAGTTCAGCAGGAAG TAAAATCCCTCTGTGGTTTGGAAGCTTCTTGTGTTCCTGCTGAGGAAGTTCTCTCCGTATCGGGAGAGTCTTGTGACAGCAGCGATGAAATGGATACGAAGGAAAGCCTCAACGGGCGAAGTGCTTCTAGAAAGAAGAAGAGCAAAAGGCACAAAG ATCCTGATGGCGGCGGCGGAGAAGAATACCCCATTGATATCTGGCTGTTGTTGGCTTCCTACATTCGCCCTGAAGACATTGTCCGGTTTTCTTTGATTTGCAAGAAGGCCTGGACGGTTACTtgcactgctgccttttggaCCAGGCTCTACAGAAG GCACTACAGTCTGGACGCGTACCTGCCTCTCCGCCTGCGGCCAGAGTCCATGGAGAAGCTGCACTGTCTCCGTGCGTGTGTCATCCGGTCGCTGTACCACATGTACGAGCCTTTCGCGTCTCGAGTCTCCAGGAATCCAGCTATTCCAGACAGTACTCCCAGCACTTTAAAAAATTCCAGA tGTCTGCTTTTCTGGTGCAAAAAGATTGAAGGGAACAGACAAGAAGTAATGTGGGAATTCAACTTCAAGTTCAAAAAGCAG tcTCCCAGATTTAAAAGCAAGTGTTGCAAAGTTCTTCAGCCACCGATTCAGTATGAGGAAGTCCATACAAATCCGGATCAGGACTGCTGCCTACTGCAGATCACCACCTTTAACTTCATATTCGTGCCAATAGTCATGGGTATGACGTTTACCTTG TTCACCATCAACGTGAGCACGGACATGAGGCATCATCGCGTGCGCCTGGTGTTCCAGGACGCCCCGGTTCGCAACGGCAAGAAACCTCGCCTTGACCAAGGAGTGCAGGTTGTGCTGGACCCCGTGCACAGCGTGCGGCTCCTGGATTGGTGGCACCCGCAGTACCCCTTCTCTCCAAAAGCGTAG